In Paenibacillus dendritiformis, the DNA window ATTAGCGGGGAAGGACGGGAGAAGCTGCGTTCGTTCGGCATCGTTGCCCCGCCGCGCGGCTCCGTGCCGGGCGAGGAGTGGGAGGTGCGGTGCCCCTACTGCGATTCGCCGCACACCCGCATGGACAATATGTTCGGTCCCGCGGCTTGCCGCAGCATTTTATATTGCAAGCACTGCAAAAATCCGTTCGAAGCCTTGAAAGTGTTATGAGGATCAAGCGTAATCATAATCGGGCAACAGTCAAAGGAAAGTCAACCAACAAGCAACAAAAATATCGCGCGCGAATGCGCGCCCTCTGAAGCGCATCCGGCTGCAGAGGAATTGGGAGGGTATCCGGTTACGATGGAAAAAAGCATGCAGACCGTGGAAGTGAAGTCGATGTTCATCAACGGAGAATGGACCCGGGCGGAGGCCGGCGGCACGCTCCGCGTCATCAATCCGGCAACCGGGGAGGAGGTCGGGACGGTAAGCTATGGCGACGGCACGGACGCCAGAGCCGCCATCGAGTCGGCCCATCAAGCCTTCCCGGGCTGGTCTCGCCTGACCGCCCGCGAGCGCTCGAAATATTTGTACCAATTATATGAATTGGTGCGCAGCCATCGCGATGAACTGGCTGGGATCATCTCGGCCGAGATGGGCAAGCCGCTGCGGGAAGCCAAGGGCGAAGTGCTGGGCGCGGCCGACAACTTCATGTGGTATGCGGAGGAAGCGAAGCGGGTGTACGGCGAGACGATTCCGTCCTCCGTGCCGAACAAGCGGATTATGGTCAGCCGACAGCCGGTCGGCGTCGTGGGGGCGATTACGCCGTGGAACTTCCCGGTCAATATGGTCGCGCGGAAGATCGCGCCCGCGCTGGCCGCGGGGTGCACCGTCGTCTTGAAGCCGGCGGAGAGCACGCCGCTGAGCGCGATTCGGCTGTTCGAGCTGATCGCGCAAGCCGGCTTCCCGGCAGGCGTCGCCAACCTGGTCATCGGCCGGCCGGAGGCCGTCGGCCAGGAATTGCTCGACAATCCGAAGGTGCGCAAGATCGCCTTCACCGGCTCGACGCGCGTCGGCAAGCTGCTGATGGAAGGGGCGGCCAAGCACGTCAAGCGGGTGAGCCTGGAATTGGGCGGGCATGCGCCATTCATCGTGTTCGAGGATGCGGATCTGGATGCGGCGGTGGCGGGCCTGTTCGAGAGCAAGTTCCGCAACTCGGGCCAGATGTGCATCTGCACGAACCGCCTGTATGTGCATGAGTCCGTGGCGGAGGCGTTCAGCGCCAAGCTGGTCGAACGGCTGAGCAAGGCGAAGGTCGGCGACGGCCGCGGCAAAGAGACGGAAATCGGCCCGCTCGTCAATCAACGGGCGCTCGATAAAGTGCTGCGCCATATCCAGGATGCCCGGGACAAAGGCGGGCAGATCGTATTTGGCGGCAAGCGCTTGACGGAGGGCGAGTACGGCAAAGGCTTCTATTGCGAGCCGACCTTGATTGCCGGCGTGACCAAGGAGATGGAGATTGCGGCCGAGGAGACGTTCGGCCCGGTCGTGCCGATGATGACGTTCACGGACGAAGCCGCGGTCATCGAGATGGCGAACGATACGCCATACGGCTTGGCCGCTTATGTGTATACCCGTGACAACAGCCGCTGCTTCCGCCTGGCGGAGGCGCTGGAATACGGCATCGTAGGCATTAACGACGGCGCTCCGACGCAGACGCAGGCCCCGTTCGGCGGCTGGAAGGAGAGCGGGCTCGGCCTGGAGGGCGGACGCTACGGGATGGACGCCTTTTTGGAGACGAAGTTCGTCTCGTTCGGAATGTAGCATAGGATGGTAGGGATTGATTTTGGTGGATAAGGGAGGACATATTCATGGTCAAATTAATAGCCATTTATCGCAAGCCTGAGGATGTCGAAGCGTTTAACGAGCATTATTTCCAGACCCACGCCCCGCTGGCGGCGAAGATGCCGGGCCTCGTGAAGATGGAGGTGGGAACGATTTATGGAACGCCTATGGGCGAGAGCGATCTGCACCTCATTTGCGAGATGTATTTTGAGTCGAAGGAGGCCTTGAAGGCGGCCTTGTCGTCCCCGGAGGGCAAGGCGTCGGGCAAGGATCTGATGGGATTCGCCGGCAAAGTGGTGTCGATGCATATGGCGGAGGTTCACGAGTGAGCCAGCCGACGCGCCGCAACCGGTTTAACGATTTGCTCGGAATCGAGGTCGTGCAGCTTCAGCGGGACGGCTGCGTCATGCAACTGCATATCCGCCCCGATCTCCACAACAGTCTTGAAGGCGTCGTGCACGGCGGCGTGACGAATACGCTGGCCGATGTCGCTATGGGTCATGCGGCTGTGCCCCCGGTCGACGGGGTGCAGCAATGCGTGACCGTGGAGAGCAAAATCAATTATTTGTCCCCGGCCATCGGCGAACTGCTCGTCGCGGAGTCCCGCGTGCTGAAGCGCGGGCGCAATCTGATTGTGACGGATGTGCGGATCACCTGCGACGGGAAGCTCGTGGCCGTCGCCTCCGGAACCTATGCTCGGATCAACCCGGAACGCGTGGAACGGGGCGCGGAACTGCCGGCGGCGGAGCAGGCTAAGGTTGAGGACCAGGCATAAGGCCAAGAGACAGTAGAGTATACCGAGCCGATGGAGCGGCGGGAAGAAGGGGGCAGTACGAATCGATGGAGATGCAGAAGCAGGATTTGGAGGCGGGGCAGCCGTTGGGGCAGTCCGTGAAGCTGGAGCGCCGCGGTCAGGCCGCCATCATTACGCTGAACCGGCCTGGCGAATTGAATGCCTTCAATTATGAGACGCTGATGCGGCTGGGCGGGATCGTCGAGGAGATCCGGCAGGACCGCCAGCGGATTCGGGCCGTCATCGTGACGGGCGCGGGCCGCGCCTTCAGCGCGGGGGCGGACTTGAAGGAGCGGCGTGTGCTGAATGAGGAGCAGGTGCGCCGCAACGTGCGCGCGATCCGTGATGTGTTCGCCGCCGTCGAGGAGCTTCCGCAGCCGACGATCGCGGCGGTGAATGGATACGCGTTCGGCGGCGGTTTCGAATTGATGCTGGCCTGCGACTTCCGCTTTGCGGTCCGGGATGCCCGCATGGGACTTACCGAGGTGAGCCTGGGCATCATTCCCGGGGCGGGCGGAACGCAGCGGCTGCCGCGGCTCATCGGACCGGCGCGGGCGAAGGAGCTCATCCTGACCGCGCGGAAGATTGGCGCCGAAGAGGCCCTTCAATACGGGCTGCTGACCGGAATAGCCGATGATGCGGAGCAGCTTCTCCAGGCGGCGCTCGAATTGGCGAATGAGATTGCCGCCAATGCGCCGCTCGCGGTCTATCAGGCCAAATACGCGATTAACCGGGGCGCCAGCGTTGATCTGCACTCCGGCTTGGAGGTTGAGGCGCAAGCCTACGAGATGATTATCCCGACGAAGGATCGGGCAGAGGCGTTGGCAGCCTTTGCGGACAAACGAAAGCCTGTCTTCCGTGGGGAGTAGGAGGGTAGCGCGTGATATTCAATGTCGAAATGGAAACGATGCCGCGCGATCGGATGCGGGCGCTCCAGTTGGAGAGACTGCGGCAGACGGTCAAGCGCGCATATGACCGGGTGCCTTTTCATCGTGCCGCGCTGGATCGGGCCGGCCTGGCGCCGGAGGACATTCGCAGTCTGGAGGACCTCCGCCGTCTGCCGTTCATGCAGAAATCCGATCTGCGCGATCATTATCCGTTCGGCTTGTTCGCGGCCGAGATGAGCGACATCGTGCGCATCCACGGCTCATCCGGCACGAGGGGCAAGCCGATTGTGGTCGGTTATACGAAGCGGGACATTGAAGCCTGGGCGGACATTGTCGCGCGCGCTATCTGCTGCGCGGGCGGCCGGCCCGGGGATATTTTTCACAATGCGTATGGTTATGGGCTGTTCACGGGCGGACTGGGCCTGCATTACGGCATCGAGCGTCTGGGGGCGGTCGCCGTGCCCGTGTCGGGAGGGAATACGCCCCGGCAGATTACGCTCATTCAGGATTTCAAGCCGCGCGGGCTCTCGGGCACGCCGTCCTATATTTTGAATCTGGTGGAGGAAATGCGCAAGCAGGGCATCGACACGCGGACGACAAGCGTCGAGTACGGCATTTTCGGGGCTGAGCCGTGGTCGGAGGAGATGCGCCGCCATCTGGAGGATGCCCTCGGCATCAAGGCAATCGACATTTATGGCTTGAGCGAGGTGCTCGGGCCCGGGGTCGCGATCGAATGTCAGGAAGCGCAGGATGGTCTGCATATTGCCGAGGATCATTTTTTGGCGGAGGTGGTCGATCGCGATACGGGTGAACCGCTGCCCTATGGTCAGGAGGGCGAGCTGGTGTTCACCTCGTTGACCAAAGAAGCGTTCCCGGTCATCCGGTACCGGACGGGCGACATTGCGTCGCTTCACCCCGGCACATGCCAGTGCGGCCGCACGACGATGCGGATGTCGCGGATTAAGGGAAGAGTGGACGATATGCTCATTATCCGCGGCGTCAACGTCTACCCGACCGAGCTGGAGGCGGTGCTCCTCAACTTCTCCGAGCTTGCTCCCCATTATCAGGTCGTCATTGAGCGGGACAATGCCCTCGACCGCTTCGAGGTGCACTGCGAGGTGACGCCGGAATTCAGGAGACGGGTAGGCGGAGTTCGGGAGAGCCGGGAGGTGGCCGAACTGGTGAAGGAGATCGGCAAGGCAATCAAATGCTCGCTCGGCGTCTCGGTTCTGCTGCATGTGAACGAGCCGAATTCGATCGCGCGCAGCGAAGGCAAAGCCGTCCGCATCGTCGATAACCGCAAGCGGGCGGCAGCCGTTCAAGAAAACGAAGGAGTGGAGGCGGGATGACGAAGCTTGGCAGCTATGTGAACGTATCGGCGGACGGAACGGTGGGCGTGCTTGCCCTGAACCGGCCCGATGTGCTGAATGCCTTGAATCGAGAACTGATGCAGGAGCTCGTGGCGGAGCTGGAGCGGATGGACCGGGACGATGCCGTCAAGGCGATCGTCGTTACGGGAAATGATCAGGCCTTCGCCGCCGGGGCGGATATTAAGGAGATGGCGGATGATTCGGCCGTATCGCTGCTGATGAAGCGGCAGTTCGACGTCTGGGATCGCATCGGCGGCATCGCCAAGCCGATTATCGCCGCCGTAAGCGGGCATGTGCTCGGCGGAGGCTGCGAGCTGATGATGAGCTGCGATCTCGTCGTCGCCTCGGATACGGCGCGATTCGGGCAGCCCGAGATTCGGCTTGGCGTCATGCCTGGCGCCGGCGGGACGCAGCGGCTGACGAGGGCGCTGGGACTCCGCAAGGCGATGGAGCTGCTGCTGACCGGAGACACGATGCCGGCGGATGAGGCTCTGCGCCGCGGGTTGATTAACAAGGTGGCGCCGGTCGAGCTCTATCTGGAGGAGGCGCTGAAGCTGGCGCGCCGGATTGCCGCCCAGCCGCCGCTGGCGGTCCGCCTTATCAAGCAGGCGGTCCGCAAGGCGCAGGATCTTCCGCTGGCCGAAGGGCTTGATTATGAGCGCCAGTGCTTCCATCTGCTGTTCGCGAGCGAGGATCAGAAGGAAGGCATGCGCGCTTTTCAAGAGAAGCGAAGTCCCCAATTCAAGGGCAGATAGGAGGAGACATGGCCGTGTACGAGACGATTCGGTATGAAGTATCGGAGGGCGTTGCCCGGATTACGATGAACCGGCCGGATAAATACAATGCCTTCACCGGGCAGATGATCCGCGAGATGATCGGTGCGTTCCGCCAAGCGGGGAAAGACGCGGCGGTGCGCTGCATCATCCTGACCGGAGCGGGCAAGGCGTTCAACGCGGGACAGGATCTGGGCGATGTGCCGGGAGCAGACGGGCAAGCCGCGGCCGAAAATCACGGGGACATGCTGCGTTCGCGCTACAATCCGCTGATTATGCAGATCCGCGGCACGGAGCTGCCGGTGATCGCGGCCGTGAACGGGGTCGCCGCAGGAGCGGGCATGAGCCTCGCTCTCGCTTGCGACCTGCGCGTGATGTCCGAGCGGGCTTATTTCGTCAGCGCGTTCGTCAATATCGGGCTTGTTCCCGACTCAGGGGGCTGCTACTTCTTGCCCCGTCTCGTCGGCCTGGCCAAGGCGATGGAGATCGCCACGATCCGGGATCGCGTCACGGCGGAAGAGGCGCATCGAATCGGTCTGGTCAATCGCATTTGCTCCGCCGAACGGCTGGACGAGGAAGCGGACGCGCTTGCGGCCAAGCTGGCTCAGCTTCCGACGCGGGCCATCGGGCTGATGAAGCGGACGATGAACCGGGGGCTGGAGACGGATCTCGCGCAGACGCTGGAGCAAGAGGCGTATGCCCAGGAGATCGCCGGGCGCACGGAGGATCACCGGGAAGGCATGCGAGCTTTTCTGGAGAAGCGGCCGCCCGTGTTCAAGGGGGTGTAGCCGATGGAATTCCAAGTTCCCGGGAGCAGCCCCGGCGCGGTCGGCATTGTCGGCGCCGGCACGATGGGAGCGGGCATTGCGCTTGTCTGCGCCCGTCGGGGCCGCCGCGTCTATTTGCAGGATATTAAGCCGGAGGTGCTGGATGCCGCGCAAGCCTATATCGGCTCCATCCTGGCGAAGGATGTCGCGAAGGGAAGGATCTCAGAGGAAGAGAAGCGGAAGACGCATGAGCTCGTCGAGCCGATGCAGGACATGGCAGCGTTAAGGTCGTGCCCGATCGTTATTGAGGCCGTTCCCGAAAAGCTGGAGCTCAAACGATCCGTGTTCGCCCGCTTAACGGAGCTGTGCGGCAGCGATGCGCTGCTGCTGAGCAACACGTCTTCCCTCTCCATTACGGAGCTTGCGGCGGGTCTTCCTCATCCGGAGCGCATCATAGGCTTTCACTTTTTCAACCCTGCGCCAGTTATGCCGCTGGTCGAAGTCATTCGCGGGCACAAGTCGGGTGAAGCTTGCGTCGCCGCCGCGCGCCGGTTCGCGGAAGAGCTGGGCAAGGTGCCCGTGCTGGCGGAGGATTCGCCCGGCTTCATCGTGAATCGCGTCGCCCGTCCCTACTATAATGAAGCGCTGCGCATCATGGGCGATCGGGTGGCCTCTCCGGCGCAGATCGACCGCATTATGAAGCAGGCCGGCGGCTTCAAGATGGGGCCGTTCGAGCTGCAGGACCTGATCGGCCTCGACGTGAATCTGGCGACGACGGAATCGGTCTACGCCCGCTTCTACCACGAGAGCCGCTTCAAGCCGAGCCGGATCCAGCAGCGCATGGTGCAGGCAGGGAGTTTGGGCAGAAAGACAGGGGAGGGATTTTATCCATATGACCAATAACGCGGTTGTGTTGGCTGGAACCAGTCCCTTGCGCGACGGCCTGCATGCGCTGCTGGAACGAAGCGGTTACCGGGTCGTGTCTTTGGCGGAAGCGGAGGAGAGCGGGGAGGGCCTGCCGGTTCGGTATGGCGTGGAACTAACCAATGGCGATATGGCGGAAAAGCGGTCCAACATCATAAGGATGGATCGGCTGTTAGGGCCGGAAATCCCCATCGCGGCCACCTCGCTCGCTCTGGCGGCCACCGAGATTGCGTCATGGGCTGCGCGGCCGGAGCGGATATGCGGCTTCGGCACGTTCGCTCCGATCGAGGAGCGCGGCCTGATCGAAGTGGCTCCTGCCCTGCAGACGTCGAAGGAAGCGCTTCTTGGTCTGGAGGAGCTGTTCCGCACCCTGGGGAAGCAGGCGGAGATCGTGGAGGATGAGGCGGGACTTGTCTTCCCGCGCATTCTCGCCTTGATCGTCAATGAAGCCGCCTTCGCCCTCATGGAAGGGACGGCATCCGCCGCGGATATCGATACGGCCATGAAGCTGGGAACCGGTTACCCTCATGGCCCGCTCGAATGGGCCGACCGTATTGGGCTGGATGACGTGCTGGCGGTCCTGCGCGGGCTGCACCGCGATCTGGGCGAGGAGCGGTATCGTCCGGCGCCGCTGCTGCGCAAGCTGGTGCTGGCAGGGCGGGTCGGCCGGCGCAGCGGCCAAGGCTTCTATTCCTATGAAATTAGGGGGGATCAAGATGGGAACACCCGTAATCATTGATGCGGTGCGGACGCCGATCGGACGCTACGGCGGAGCTCTTAAGGATGTGCGCCCCGACGATCTGGGGGCGCTTGTCATTCGCAGCCTGCTGGAGCGGAATCCGGTTGACCCGGAGCGGGTGGACGGCGTCATCCTCGGCTGCGCGAACCAGGCGGGGGAGGACTGCCGCAATGTGGGGCGAATGTCGCTGCTGCTGGCCGGAATGCCGGTCGAGGTGCCGGGCGTAACGGTGAACCGCTTGTGCGGATCCGGCATGGAAGCCGTCCATCAGAGCGCCTATGCGATTATGGCCGGGGCGGGACACGCTTATATTGCCGGCGGGACGGAGAGCATGACGCGGGCGCCATATGTGATGTTGAAGCCGGAAGCCGCTTTCCAGCGGGGGCATCAGCAGATCTATGACACCACTCTGGGATGGAGGATGACCAATGACAAGCTGGCCGCCCTGTATCCGCCGATCAGCCTGGGGGAGACGGCGGAGAATGTCGCGGAGCAATATGGGATCAGCCGGGAGGCACAGGATGAGTTCGCGCTCTCCAGCCAGCGGAAATATGCCGAAGCCCTGGCGGCGGGAAGATTCGCGGCCGAGCTCGTGCCGGTGGACGTGACCGGGCGCAAGGGCGAGATCGCGCGGTTCGATCAGGATGAGCACCCGCGCCCCGAGACGACGCTGGAGCAGCTGCGGAAGCTGAAGCCGGCCTTCAAGCAAGGGGGAACCGTGACGGCCGGGAACTCGTCAGGCCTGAACGACGGGGCGGCAGCGCTGCTCATGATGGAGCAGGAGACGGCTCATTCGCTTGGACTGCGGCCGCGCGCCCGGGTGATTGCTTCGGCGTCTGCCGGCGTCGATCCGTCCGTGATGGGAATCGGCCCCGTGCCGGCCGCGCGCAAGGTGCTTCAGCAGGCGGGGCTGTCGATCCAGGATATCGATCTGTTCGAGCTGAATGAAGCGTTTGCCGCACAGACGGTTGCCAGCATGCGCGAGTTGAACATCGATCCGGAACGGGTGAACGTGAATGGCGGCGCGATCGCGATCGGCCATCCGCTCGGGTGCAGCGGAGCCCGGATTTTAACTACGCTGCTCTATGAGATGGAGCGCCGGGAAGCCCGTTACGGCCTGGCCGCGATGTGCATCGGCGTCGGGCAAGGCATCGCTACGATTATCGAGCGAGTATGACGGGTCAGAAACTCGAAAACGCGAATGGACACGGCTGATTGGTAGCCAGGCGAGGAGGAATCGACATGAAGCCAGGATTGATTCCGGGCGCCGAAATTTCTTTTGTCGTGACCGTCACCCCGGATATGTACCCTGCCTTTGACGGTATCGTCATTCACGAAGTGATGTCTACCGTCTCGATGATCTACTATATGGAAAAGGCAGGCCGCGAGATGATTGTTCCTTTTTTGGAAGAAGAGGAGGAAGGATCGGGGTTCGCTCTCGATATTAAGCATGTGGGGCCGGCCGTCGCCGGGCAGGAGGTGACGTTCCGCGCCGTCTGCACCGAGGCGGGCCCGAAGCGCATCATCTGCGATGTGACAGCCGAGACGAAGTTCAATCTGGTCGGGACGGGATCGTTCACGCAGGCGATCTTCGACAAAAGAACGATGGCGGACCGGTTCGCGGCCCTGCGCCGCAAGGTGGAAGAAGAGCAGAAGGTGACCTGACGGCATAAGCGGCGGTTCCTCCACTCCGGCGGTGTCCCCCATTTTGCTTGAGCTATGGGGGGGCAAGTGATACAATTTGACAAAGATGCAACATTTGGCAATCATACGAACGACTAGGAGTGGTGAACATGAGGCCGCAATCCATGCTGTTTACCATATACGGCGAGTATGTACGTCATTATGGCAGTGAAATCTGGGTCGGGAGCCTGACCGGCCTGATGGGAGAATTCGGATTGACCGAACAGGCCGTACGGGCCGCCATCTCGCGTATGCTGCGCCAAGGTTGGCTGGAGTCGCGCAAAGTGGGGAACCGCAGCTATTATTCCATGTCCCCGCGCGGCAAGCGGCGCTTGAACGAGGCGGCGGCCCGCATCTATAAGCAGGAGACGGATACATGGGACGGCAAGTGGTGCATTGCCAGCTACAACATTCCCGAGAGAGAGCGGGGCATACGGGATCAGCTTCGCAAGGAGCTGGCATGGCTCGGCTTCGGCATGCTGACGACAAGCACCTGGATTAGCCCGAATGATCTGACCGACAAGGTGAGAGACATCGTGGAATCTCGCGGGATTTCCGGGTACGTGGAGATTTTCAGGGCGGATCATGTCGCTTGGAGCGAGCCTGGACAACTGGTGCAGAAGTGCTGGAACATCGATGAGATCAATAGGGCTTACGCCGAGTTCATTGAGGCGTACCGTCCGAGCTATGAGAGATTGCTGGCGGCGGCGGAGCAGGGGGAGGCCGTGCCCGACGGCTATTGCTTCGTGGAGAAGACCAAGCTGGTCCATCGGTACCGGAAGTTCCTGTTCATCGATCCCGACTTCCCCGAAGAGCTGCTGCCGGATGTATGGCTGGGCAAGGAAGCGGATCAGTTATTCCAGAACTACTACGATTTGCTGCATCCGGGCGCCAGCCGTTTTTTTGAGCAAGCCTATGAACCTTCGCCCGATGCGCTTTCGGTTCGCGATAGGGAGCATGCATGAATGAGGCGCTAAAGGGGATATGACCGAATTACAGCCATGCCCCCTCCCGGACTTCCGTTTTTGCCGGCCTTTTGCGGCATATTTGCTTCCATGCTTTAACGTGGGGTCGCATTAGTACCGGATATTTTTATGAAGGCTTTGGCTAACCATGGCAGGCATACGCCAGGATATCCGACCGAATGCACTCTTTCTCATTATTGATATGAGATATTGCGTGTTCTAACTGTCTCCAAAGTTACCCATCACGACGAACGGCTGATTCGCTGCCTGATTGATTCTATCGGGAGATACGTATAAAAGTATCTTCTTAGCACACTTGTCCGTGATATACTAAGAAGTATGGTGCCGAAGCATGCCAAAGTTGGCCGAGACATTCGGACGCCCGGCCACTTCGGTGCGAATGTGAAGTGCACATGAAATCCCCGGGAGATTCGCACCATATTTATTGAAATATTATCCATAATAGTTAATTTATTTTGGTTTATTGAAGCTAAACTGATTTGTTTTCTTGAAGTTTTTAACCATGAAACGATTGTTTTGGTATGTTTTGTGCTCTTTTTCGCTGTCGCATCCTATGTGGATGCGTGGATTGAAATTGTGTCAATATCCCGCAGACGAAACAAGAAATTGTCGCATCCTATGTGGATGCGTGGATTGAAATTGTGGATTCTTGATGAGAAAATTCTATTTCAGGTGTCGCATCCTATGTGGATGCGTGGATTGAAATTGGGGTAGGAGTCTCTGGTGGTTGGGCTCGTATGCCGTCGCATCCTATGTGGATGCGTGGATTGAAATCGCATATTCAAAGGCACGTTGACCACATTCGGAGGTCGCATCCTATGTGGATGCGTGGATTGAAATGAATTAGGCACGTTACAGGCCATCCTAGACGCTTGTCGCATCCTATGTGGATGCGTGGATTGAAATTAACGCTCCAGGATCTTGTATGCCGGAGCAACAGCGTCGCATCCTATGTGGATGCGTGGATTGAAATACCGTATACATCAAGAAGTTAACCAATCATGGAGTCTGGTCGCATCCTATGTGGATGCGTGGATTGAAATCGTCCGCAGGATATGCCAATGATTAAACTGCCTAGTCGCATCCTATGTGGATGCGTGGATTGAAATATCGATGCGTTCCCATTCGTCCGCTGGCATAGTTGTCGCATCCTATGTGGATGCGTGGATTGAAATGCTTATCCCGATTTGCTTCCGGCTCCTCGGTTTGAGTCGCATCCTATGTGGATGCGTGGATTGAAATGTTTAGTTACCAAGGCTTAAGCGGAGAACGTTTGTCGCATCCTATGTGGATGCGTGGATTGAAATGTCGAACCGTGTCGGAGGTCGAGGAGTTGCGCCGTCGCATCCTATGTGGATGCGTGGATTGAAATCTCGAACACTTGCCGGAGGATGCCGAGATTACCGGTCGCATCCTACGCGGATGCGTGAATGGAAA includes these proteins:
- the paaX gene encoding phenylacetic acid degradation operon negative regulatory protein PaaX; this encodes MRPQSMLFTIYGEYVRHYGSEIWVGSLTGLMGEFGLTEQAVRAAISRMLRQGWLESRKVGNRSYYSMSPRGKRRLNEAAARIYKQETDTWDGKWCIASYNIPERERGIRDQLRKELAWLGFGMLTTSTWISPNDLTDKVRDIVESRGISGYVEIFRADHVAWSEPGQLVQKCWNIDEINRAYAEFIEAYRPSYERLLAAAEQGEAVPDGYCFVEKTKLVHRYRKFLFIDPDFPEELLPDVWLGKEADQLFQNYYDLLHPGASRFFEQAYEPSPDALSVRDREHA